Proteins encoded within one genomic window of Sphaerotilus montanus:
- a CDS encoding IS1595 family transposase — MPMNRIQFQQGMSLPEFMSSFGTEEQCAEAVKQARWPQGFECPRCGTAAHYVVGQGARKLYQCNGCRHQTSLTAGSLFASTKLPLRTWFLAIYLLSQAKTGLSALALKRQVGVSYPTAWLMHQKIMHAMAERESQHRLDGTVQLDDAYLGGERSGGKAGRGSENKVPFVAAVSVNDQGHPQYVKLAPVSGFTLEAVGQWAQAALMPGARVVSDGLGCFAAVTSAGCLHTPIVVGQRKPRELPEFTWVNTVLGNLKTTLSGAFHAFKYPKYASSYLAAFAYRFNRRFDLRELVARLIIDVSRCKPRAQRVVRGNAEDRC, encoded by the coding sequence ATGCCGATGAACCGAATCCAGTTCCAGCAAGGGATGTCGCTGCCGGAGTTCATGAGCAGCTTCGGCACGGAAGAGCAATGCGCCGAGGCGGTCAAGCAGGCACGCTGGCCCCAGGGCTTCGAGTGCCCGCGCTGCGGCACTGCGGCGCACTACGTGGTGGGCCAGGGCGCACGCAAGCTGTATCAATGCAACGGCTGCCGCCACCAGACTTCGCTGACCGCGGGCAGCCTGTTCGCGAGCACCAAGCTGCCGCTGAGAACGTGGTTCCTGGCGATCTACCTGCTCAGCCAGGCCAAGACGGGGCTGTCGGCGCTGGCGCTCAAGCGGCAGGTGGGCGTGAGCTACCCGACGGCGTGGCTGATGCACCAGAAGATCATGCACGCGATGGCCGAGCGGGAGAGCCAGCACCGGCTCGACGGCACGGTGCAGCTCGACGATGCCTACCTCGGCGGGGAGCGCAGCGGCGGCAAGGCGGGTCGGGGTTCGGAGAACAAGGTGCCGTTCGTGGCGGCGGTCTCGGTCAATGACCAGGGGCATCCGCAGTACGTCAAGCTCGCGCCGGTGAGCGGCTTCACGCTGGAGGCGGTGGGCCAGTGGGCGCAGGCGGCGCTGATGCCGGGAGCGCGGGTGGTCAGCGACGGGCTGGGGTGCTTCGCCGCGGTCACCAGCGCGGGCTGTCTGCACACGCCGATCGTGGTGGGGCAGCGCAAGCCGCGCGAGCTGCCCGAGTTCACCTGGGTCAACACGGTGCTGGGCAACCTGAAGACGACGTTGTCGGGTGCGTTCCATGCGTTCAAGTACCCCAAGTACGCCAGCAGCTACCTGGCAGCGTTCGCCTACCGCTTCAACCGTCGGTTCGACCTGCGCGAGTTGGTGGCTCGGCTCATCATCGATGTCTCGCGGTGCAAGCCTCGGGCTCAGCGGGTCGTTCGGGGGAATGCTGAGGATCGTTGCTAA
- a CDS encoding diguanylate cyclase, with protein sequence MVVGRWLAVLLAGCLLVAAARAERPVRAPGIAVLETRQTEVDVWPLLSVLTEERAVWTLPDVLARLSERRPPQVPTSNFGEFGGVAWLVWDVEVTQSAAGEWLLDVGYPALDHADLYVLREDRLTAQLRNGDWLRLSERPLPTRTHVMPLNLSAGRYLMVLRVQTSGSMIVPVRLTTPQQRQMREERVQMLQGLATGVMLSLLIYSLAQWYSLRDRMFAYYALGVGGVGIFQFSFQGMGMQHVWGNALWVSELLPPACILVGVIGAFLFIDRALEIRSTSPWLSRLMRGGALVCTVALVLLLAGVISYRDAQRISKLMGQVPTILALPIAWRRWRRGDRATGYILIGWGVYTAGVVVLALLISGRIPATPVTMHVFQVASLAEMVMWQVVMGIRMDTLRRAAEQDRHDGERLRRLADTDALTGVLNRRGLQGAVVPMLQRARPDALVGVYLIDLDGFKPVNDRHGHHAGDSVLIEIAARLGMQIRQADLVARIGGDEFVVVVGELRDEDAAVRIGDKLLQSVQAPVSLEGGACSVGATIGFALSPTDGTDVGHLLAQADQALYAGKLAGKRQLRRAG encoded by the coding sequence GTGGTGGTGGGTCGCTGGCTGGCGGTCCTGCTGGCCGGGTGCCTGCTGGTGGCGGCTGCCCGTGCCGAACGGCCGGTCCGTGCGCCGGGCATTGCGGTGCTGGAGACACGGCAGACCGAGGTCGATGTCTGGCCGCTGCTGTCCGTGCTGACCGAGGAGCGCGCGGTCTGGACGCTGCCCGACGTGCTCGCCCGCCTGTCCGAGCGCCGTCCGCCGCAGGTGCCGACCTCGAATTTCGGCGAATTCGGCGGCGTGGCCTGGCTGGTCTGGGACGTGGAGGTGACGCAGTCCGCCGCGGGTGAGTGGTTGCTGGATGTCGGCTATCCCGCGCTCGACCACGCCGACCTGTACGTCCTGCGCGAGGACCGGCTGACGGCACAACTCCGCAACGGCGACTGGCTGCGCCTGTCGGAGCGGCCGCTGCCGACCCGCACCCATGTGATGCCGCTGAACCTGTCGGCCGGCCGGTACCTGATGGTGCTGCGGGTGCAGACCTCCGGCAGCATGATCGTGCCCGTGCGGCTGACGACACCCCAGCAGCGCCAGATGCGCGAGGAACGGGTGCAGATGCTGCAAGGTCTGGCGACGGGCGTGATGCTGTCGCTGCTGATCTACAGCCTGGCGCAGTGGTACAGCCTGCGCGACCGGATGTTCGCCTACTACGCGCTCGGGGTCGGCGGGGTGGGTATCTTCCAGTTCTCCTTCCAGGGCATGGGCATGCAGCACGTCTGGGGCAACGCGCTGTGGGTGTCGGAGCTGCTGCCGCCGGCCTGCATCCTGGTGGGGGTCATCGGTGCCTTCCTGTTCATCGACCGGGCGCTGGAGATCCGGAGCACCTCGCCCTGGCTGTCCCGGCTGATGCGCGGCGGGGCGCTGGTCTGCACGGTGGCGCTGGTGCTGCTGCTCGCAGGCGTGATCAGCTACCGCGACGCGCAGCGGATCTCGAAGCTGATGGGCCAGGTGCCCACCATCCTGGCATTGCCGATCGCCTGGCGGCGCTGGCGCCGCGGGGACCGGGCGACCGGCTACATCCTGATCGGCTGGGGGGTCTACACGGCGGGCGTGGTCGTGCTGGCGCTGCTGATCAGCGGCCGGATTCCTGCCACCCCCGTGACGATGCACGTGTTCCAGGTGGCTTCGCTGGCCGAGATGGTGATGTGGCAGGTGGTGATGGGCATCCGGATGGATACCCTGCGCCGCGCCGCCGAGCAGGACCGGCACGACGGCGAACGCCTGCGCCGCCTGGCGGACACCGATGCGCTGACCGGCGTGCTGAACCGGCGGGGGCTGCAGGGCGCAGTGGTGCCGATGCTGCAGCGGGCCCGTCCTGATGCGCTGGTGGGGGTTTACCTGATCGATCTGGACGGCTTCAAGCCGGTCAACGACCGCCACGGCCACCACGCGGGTGACTCGGTGCTGATCGAGATCGCGGCCCGGCTGGGCATGCAGATCCGGCAGGCGGATCTGGTGGCGCGCATCGGTGGCGACGAGTTCGTGGTGGTGGTGGGCGAGTTGCGCGACGAGGACGCGGCGGTACGCATCGGCGACAAGCTGCTGCAGTCGGTGCAGGCCCCGGTCTCGCTGGAGGGGGGCGCCTGCAGCGTGGGGGCGACCATCGGCTTTGCGCTGTCCCCGACCGACGGCACCGACGTCGGCCATCTGCTGGCGCAGGCCGACCAGGCCCTGTATGCCGGCAAGCTGGCCGGCAAGCGGCAACTGCGGCGCGCTGGCTAG
- a CDS encoding ABC transporter ATP-binding protein: MSANTSDKNIGDVILDVANISLRFGGVKALTDISFNVREHEVRAIIGPNGAGKSSMLNCINGVYTPQEGKISFRGQTFSHMNSRQVAEMGVARTFQNLALFKGMSVIDNIMTGRNLKMRTNLFQQAIRWGAAAREEAAHREFVEHIIDFLEIQAFRKTPVGRLPYGLQKRVDLGRALAMEPQVLLLDEPMAGMNVEEKQDMCRFVLDINEEFGTTIVLIEHDMGVVMDISDRVVVLDYGKKIGDGTPDEVRANEDVISAYLGTSH, from the coding sequence ATGTCCGCCAACACCAGCGACAAGAACATCGGTGACGTCATCCTCGACGTCGCCAACATCAGCCTGCGCTTCGGCGGCGTCAAGGCGCTGACCGACATCAGCTTCAACGTGCGCGAGCACGAGGTGCGCGCCATCATCGGGCCGAACGGCGCGGGCAAGAGCTCGATGCTGAACTGCATCAACGGCGTCTACACCCCGCAGGAAGGCAAGATCAGCTTCCGCGGCCAGACCTTCAGCCACATGAACAGCCGGCAGGTCGCCGAGATGGGCGTGGCGCGCACGTTCCAGAACCTGGCGCTGTTCAAGGGCATGAGCGTGATCGACAACATCATGACCGGCCGCAACCTGAAGATGCGCACGAACCTGTTCCAGCAGGCGATCCGCTGGGGTGCCGCCGCCCGCGAAGAAGCGGCGCACCGGGAATTCGTCGAGCACATCATCGACTTCCTCGAGATCCAGGCCTTCCGCAAGACCCCCGTCGGCCGGCTGCCCTACGGCCTGCAGAAGCGCGTCGACCTGGGCCGCGCGCTGGCGATGGAGCCGCAGGTGCTGCTGCTGGACGAGCCGATGGCCGGCATGAACGTCGAGGAGAAGCAGGACATGTGCCGCTTCGTGCTCGACATCAACGAGGAGTTCGGCACCACCATCGTGCTGATCGAGCACGACATGGGCGTGGTGATGGACATCTCGGACCGCGTCGTCGTGCTGGACTACGGCAAGAAGATCGGGGACGGCACGCCGGACGAAGTCCGCGCCAACGAAGACGTGATCAGTGCCTATCTGGGCACCAGCCACTGA
- a CDS encoding diguanylate cyclase: MTVWCRIWCARPIRALRHWRRMWLLACSLVCLSALAAERLAQAPIVLSDRHQPINVWPAVSVLYDERRQWTLDEVRTRLPQRERPMVPAANFGERRGAVWLVWEIELRSSALGTWLLDVGNPQLDLVDLQVLHDGRPLPEAAQRAGDARPLSWRALPTRTHVLPLDLAPGRYTLVLRVASEGTVIAPIRFVTPDVYHQGEDRVQLVQGISTGVMLCLLLYSLTQWFSLRDALFLYYGLSVFGIGLYLFSYNGLGLQHLWGEHVWVSAVLSPACVLLSALGAFLFIDRVLDIRGLSPLMSRVMHAGAWAAAVSVALLLTDVIGYRSAQQMAKLMGQLPMFLALPFAWMRWRQGDRAAAYVFVGWALYAVGGVTMARLVNGQVPATVYTMHALQVGSLVEMVLWLLVMGMRVEQLRGAAERATRDSDRLRQLADTDALTGLLNRRGLHGAVLPLLARAHPDRQVALYLIDLDGFKQINDRLGHDAGDAVLVEAGVRLRRQVRETDLAARTGGDEFVVLVSDLPDDAAARRIGTALQQALVAPMLLRAGPCVVGATIGYALSPVDGWDVVELMRRADQAMYLGKQAGKGQVRRLAPA; the protein is encoded by the coding sequence ATGACGGTCTGGTGCCGAATCTGGTGTGCGCGGCCGATCCGGGCGCTGCGGCACTGGCGGCGGATGTGGCTGCTGGCGTGCAGCCTCGTCTGCCTGTCGGCGCTGGCGGCCGAGCGCTTGGCGCAAGCGCCGATCGTGCTGAGCGACCGGCACCAGCCGATCAATGTCTGGCCAGCGGTGTCGGTGCTGTACGACGAGCGCAGGCAGTGGACACTCGACGAGGTGCGCACGCGCCTGCCGCAGCGGGAGCGGCCCATGGTGCCCGCCGCCAATTTCGGGGAACGACGGGGTGCCGTCTGGCTGGTCTGGGAGATCGAGCTTCGGTCGTCCGCGCTCGGCACCTGGCTGCTCGACGTGGGCAATCCCCAGCTGGATCTGGTGGATCTGCAGGTGCTGCACGATGGCCGGCCGCTGCCGGAAGCCGCCCAGCGCGCGGGCGACGCGCGCCCCTTGTCCTGGCGCGCCCTGCCGACCCGCACGCATGTCCTGCCGCTGGATCTGGCCCCCGGCCGCTACACGCTGGTGCTGCGCGTGGCCAGCGAGGGCACCGTCATCGCGCCCATCCGCTTCGTCACCCCGGATGTCTACCACCAGGGCGAAGACCGCGTGCAGCTGGTGCAGGGCATCTCCACCGGCGTGATGCTGTGCCTGCTGCTGTACAGCCTCACCCAGTGGTTCAGCCTGCGGGACGCGCTGTTTCTCTATTACGGCCTCAGCGTGTTCGGCATCGGGCTCTACCTGTTCTCCTACAACGGGCTCGGGTTGCAGCACCTCTGGGGCGAGCATGTCTGGGTCTCGGCGGTGCTGTCGCCCGCCTGCGTGCTGCTGAGCGCGCTGGGTGCGTTCCTGTTCATCGACCGGGTGCTGGACATCCGCGGCCTGTCACCGCTGATGTCCCGGGTGATGCATGCCGGGGCTTGGGCTGCGGCGGTCTCGGTCGCGCTGCTGCTGACGGACGTCATCGGCTACCGCAGCGCACAGCAGATGGCCAAGCTCATGGGCCAGCTGCCGATGTTCCTGGCCTTGCCGTTTGCCTGGATGCGCTGGCGCCAGGGAGACCGCGCCGCCGCCTATGTCTTTGTGGGCTGGGCACTCTATGCCGTGGGCGGCGTGACGATGGCCCGGCTGGTGAACGGGCAGGTGCCGGCCACGGTCTACACCATGCATGCCTTGCAGGTCGGATCGCTCGTGGAGATGGTGCTGTGGCTGCTGGTGATGGGGATGCGGGTCGAGCAGCTGCGTGGTGCCGCCGAACGTGCCACCCGCGACAGCGATCGCCTGCGCCAGCTGGCCGACACCGATGCGCTCACCGGCCTGCTCAACCGGCGCGGTCTGCACGGGGCGGTGTTGCCGCTGCTGGCACGGGCCCATCCGGACCGGCAGGTCGCGCTCTACCTGATCGACCTGGACGGGTTCAAGCAGATCAACGACCGCCTGGGCCATGACGCGGGCGACGCGGTGCTGGTCGAAGCGGGTGTCCGGCTGCGCCGGCAGGTGCGCGAAACCGACCTGGCCGCGCGCACCGGCGGTGACGAGTTCGTCGTGCTGGTCAGCGACCTGCCGGACGACGCCGCCGCCCGGCGCATCGGCACGGCGCTGCAGCAGGCGCTGGTGGCGCCGATGCTGCTGCGCGCAGGGCCCTGCGTGGTCGGGGCGACCATCGGCTACGCGCTGTCGCCGGTGGATGGCTGGGACGTGGTCGAGCTGATGCGGCGGGCCGACCAGGCGATGTACCTGGGCAAGCAGGCTGGCAAGGGACAGGTGCGCCGTCTGGCGCCAGCCTGA
- a CDS encoding Crp/Fnr family transcriptional regulator: MSLTALRERSRLPTGREIAEIPWLAQLAPAHRQLALASLRSVQADPGEYICRVGRPATYWFGVIDGLLKMSSDNIMGTPITFTGVPPGAWFGEGTLLKGEPYRYNIEALRRTVVAGVPVEVFHELLEHSLPFNRFVLNQLNERLGQFIAAREIDRINDPDSRVARNLSALFHPVLYPGVGEVLRITQQELGYLVGLSRQRVNEALRVLQARQLIRIEYGGLRVLDLVGLRAYGPLSASPLPPDPD, encoded by the coding sequence ATGAGCCTGACCGCCCTGCGCGAGCGCTCGCGCCTGCCCACCGGGCGCGAGATTGCCGAAATCCCGTGGCTGGCGCAGCTCGCACCGGCGCACCGGCAGCTGGCGCTGGCGTCCCTGCGTTCGGTGCAGGCCGATCCCGGGGAGTACATCTGCCGGGTCGGCCGGCCGGCGACCTACTGGTTCGGCGTCATCGATGGATTGCTCAAGATGAGCAGCGACAACATCATGGGCACGCCGATCACCTTCACCGGCGTGCCCCCTGGCGCCTGGTTCGGCGAGGGCACGCTGCTCAAGGGCGAGCCTTACCGCTACAACATCGAGGCCCTGCGCCGCACGGTGGTGGCGGGTGTGCCGGTCGAGGTGTTCCACGAGTTGCTGGAACACAGCCTGCCGTTCAACCGTTTCGTGCTCAACCAGCTCAACGAGCGGCTCGGCCAGTTCATCGCCGCGCGCGAGATCGACCGCATCAATGACCCGGACTCGCGGGTCGCGCGCAATCTGTCGGCGCTGTTCCACCCGGTGCTGTACCCGGGCGTGGGCGAGGTGCTGCGCATCACGCAGCAGGAGCTGGGCTACCTGGTCGGGCTGTCGCGCCAGCGGGTCAACGAGGCGCTGCGCGTGCTGCAGGCGCGGCAGCTGATCCGCATCGAGTATGGCGGTCTGCGGGTGCTGGACCTGGTCGGGCTGCGCGCCTACGGACCGCTCAGCGCGTCACCGCTGCCGCCTGACCCGGACTGA
- a CDS encoding AMP-dependent synthetase/ligase, producing MTTTFPRLLLDHAQRRPDAPALREKEYGIWQTLSWKALTAQVRRMAGGLAAAGLQRGQHLVVIGDNRPRLTMTMLAAQSLGAIPIPLYQDATGPECVFPLNNAEVVFAVVEDQEQVDKLLEIRDQCPLLTRIWFDDPRGLRKYSEPGLASVDELLAAGDAYERQNANFFEKSIETVRPEDVASMFFTSGTTGNPKGVVHTHGSLTDRAQAGATFDKLTSSEEVLAYLPPAWIGQNIFSYAQWLVCGYVVNCPESAATTTIDLKEIGPTYYFAPPRVFEGLLTSVTIRMEDAGGLKKSLFKSFMAHAKQVGPALMDGKPVGLFDKLKYAVGDLCIYGPLRNSLGFSRVRVAYTAGEAIGPDLFTFYRSIGVNLKQLYGSTETAVFVCLQPDHEARADTVGVPCDGVEIKLADSGEIMIKSPGLLKEYYKNPKATEEVLTKDGWYHSGDAGFIDAHGHLKIIDRAKDVGRLQGGAHDGAMFAPKYVENKLKFFPFIKEAVAFGDKRDRVCAFINIDMEAVGNWAERRNLPYAGYADLAGKPEVLEMMRACVEQTNADLAQDEMLAGSQIHRVLVLHKELDADDGEMTRTRKVKRGAIADKYKVLIDAMYGGKSEQFIETAVKFEDGRSGSVSATLKIIDTKTFPAVRRAA from the coding sequence GTGACCACGACATTTCCGCGCCTGCTGCTGGACCATGCCCAGCGCCGACCCGATGCGCCGGCCCTGCGAGAAAAAGAATACGGCATCTGGCAGACCCTGAGCTGGAAAGCACTGACCGCGCAGGTCCGCCGCATGGCCGGCGGTCTGGCGGCAGCCGGCCTGCAGCGTGGCCAGCACCTCGTGGTGATCGGCGACAACCGCCCGCGCCTGACGATGACGATGCTGGCGGCGCAGAGCCTGGGGGCGATCCCGATTCCGCTGTACCAGGATGCCACCGGCCCCGAGTGTGTCTTCCCGCTGAACAACGCCGAAGTGGTCTTCGCCGTGGTCGAGGACCAGGAGCAGGTCGACAAGCTGCTGGAAATCCGGGACCAGTGCCCGCTGCTGACGCGCATCTGGTTCGACGATCCGCGCGGCCTGCGCAAGTACAGCGAGCCGGGCCTGGCCTCGGTCGACGAGCTGCTCGCCGCCGGTGACGCCTACGAGCGCCAGAACGCCAACTTCTTCGAGAAGTCGATCGAGACCGTGCGTCCGGAGGACGTGGCCTCGATGTTCTTCACCTCGGGCACGACCGGCAATCCCAAGGGCGTCGTCCACACCCACGGCTCGCTGACCGACCGCGCACAGGCGGGCGCCACCTTCGACAAGCTGACCAGCAGCGAAGAGGTGCTCGCCTACCTGCCGCCGGCCTGGATCGGCCAGAACATCTTCAGCTACGCGCAGTGGCTGGTCTGCGGCTATGTGGTGAACTGCCCCGAATCGGCGGCGACCACGACGATCGACCTGAAGGAGATCGGCCCGACCTACTACTTCGCGCCACCCCGGGTGTTCGAAGGCCTGCTGACCAGCGTCACGATCCGCATGGAAGACGCCGGCGGCCTCAAGAAGAGCCTGTTCAAGTCCTTCATGGCGCATGCCAAGCAGGTCGGCCCGGCGCTGATGGACGGCAAGCCGGTCGGCCTGTTCGACAAGCTGAAGTACGCGGTCGGCGACCTGTGCATCTACGGCCCGCTGCGCAACTCGCTGGGCTTCAGCCGGGTGCGCGTGGCCTACACCGCCGGCGAGGCGATCGGCCCGGACCTGTTCACTTTCTACCGCTCGATCGGCGTCAACCTGAAGCAGCTCTACGGCTCGACCGAGACCGCCGTGTTCGTCTGCCTGCAGCCCGACCATGAAGCGCGCGCCGACACGGTAGGCGTGCCCTGCGACGGCGTGGAGATCAAGCTGGCCGACTCCGGCGAGATCATGATCAAGTCGCCGGGGCTGCTGAAGGAGTACTACAAGAACCCCAAGGCGACCGAAGAGGTGCTGACCAAGGACGGCTGGTACCACAGCGGCGACGCCGGTTTCATCGACGCCCACGGCCACCTGAAGATCATCGACCGCGCCAAGGACGTCGGCCGGCTCCAGGGCGGTGCGCACGACGGCGCGATGTTTGCTCCGAAGTACGTCGAGAACAAGCTGAAGTTCTTCCCCTTCATCAAGGAGGCGGTGGCCTTCGGCGACAAGCGCGACCGGGTCTGCGCCTTCATCAACATCGACATGGAAGCGGTCGGCAACTGGGCCGAGCGGCGCAACCTGCCCTACGCCGGCTACGCGGACCTCGCGGGCAAGCCCGAGGTGCTGGAGATGATGCGCGCGTGCGTCGAGCAGACCAACGCCGACCTGGCGCAGGACGAGATGCTCGCCGGCAGCCAGATCCACCGCGTGCTCGTGCTGCACAAGGAACTCGACGCCGACGACGGCGAAATGACCCGCACCCGCAAGGTCAAGCGCGGCGCCATCGCCGACAAGTACAAGGTGCTGATCGACGCGATGTACGGCGGCAAGTCCGAGCAGTTCATCGAGACCGCCGTCAAGTTCGAGGACGGCCGCAGCGGCAGCGTCTCGGCGACGCTGAAGATCATCGACACGAAGACCTTTCCCGCCGTCCGGAGGGCTGCCTGA
- a CDS encoding AAA family ATPase, with translation MSQRCTDLVCADLGRSSAIPIARMRHLYRLDEVERRLTRLVSKDHEQLRSTYERMLEKGPERFQVKPSGLPVMDHLYDELPNFHPVLDDVRRQLALCEDSGDALEITPMLLLGPPGVGKTHFARELSQLLGTGMGFVSMSSLTAGWVLSGASSQWKGARPGKVFETLVDGAYANPLIVVDEIDKAGGEHAYDPLGSLYSLLEHDTAHSFTDEFAEVPIDASQVIWVATANDERAIPEPILNRMNVYEVPMPDADAARRIALRLYAGIRAAHEWGRRFDDTPSEAVLERFAEMAPREMRRAWMTAFGNAKLARRTTIVQADLPDSGAGKRTPIGFVH, from the coding sequence ATGAGCCAACGCTGCACCGATCTCGTCTGCGCCGACCTCGGCCGTTCGAGCGCCATCCCCATCGCGCGGATGCGACACCTCTACCGCCTCGACGAGGTCGAACGCCGCCTGACCCGGCTGGTGTCCAAGGACCACGAACAGCTGCGCTCCACCTATGAACGCATGCTGGAAAAAGGCCCGGAACGCTTCCAGGTCAAGCCCTCCGGCCTGCCGGTGATGGACCACCTCTACGACGAGCTGCCCAACTTCCACCCCGTGCTCGACGACGTGCGCCGCCAGCTCGCCCTGTGCGAGGACAGCGGCGATGCGCTGGAGATCACGCCCATGCTGCTGCTCGGCCCGCCGGGCGTGGGCAAGACCCACTTCGCCCGCGAACTGTCGCAACTGCTGGGCACCGGCATGGGCTTCGTCTCAATGAGCTCGCTCACCGCCGGCTGGGTGCTCTCGGGCGCGTCGAGCCAGTGGAAGGGCGCGCGGCCGGGCAAGGTGTTCGAGACGCTGGTGGACGGCGCCTACGCCAACCCGCTGATCGTCGTGGACGAGATCGACAAGGCCGGCGGCGAACACGCCTATGACCCGCTCGGCTCGCTCTACAGCCTGCTGGAGCACGACACCGCGCACAGCTTCACCGACGAGTTCGCCGAAGTCCCGATCGACGCCAGCCAGGTGATCTGGGTCGCCACCGCCAACGACGAGCGCGCCATCCCCGAGCCCATCCTCAACCGGATGAACGTCTACGAGGTGCCGATGCCGGACGCGGACGCCGCCCGTCGCATCGCGCTGCGGCTGTACGCCGGCATCCGCGCCGCGCACGAGTGGGGCAGACGCTTCGACGACACGCCGTCGGAGGCGGTGCTGGAGCGTTTCGCCGAGATGGCGCCGCGCGAGATGCGCCGCGCCTGGATGACCGCCTTCGGCAATGCCAAGCTGGCACGGCGCACCACGATCGTGCAGGCGGACCTGCCCGACAGCGGTGCGGGCAAGCGCACGCCGATCGGTTTCGTGCACTAG
- a CDS encoding WD40/YVTN/BNR-like repeat-containing protein, whose translation MADLPRTVSSRSRRVGAFVLLVATRKGAWILHGDAKRQTWRVDGPHFLGHTISHLVLDPRDGQTLLAAARTGHLGPTVFRSTDFGHTWTEAARPPAFAKAPAGQTGRVVDHTFWLTPGIASEPGVWYAGTSPQGLFRSEDGGVTWAPFSTLNDDPQFREWMGTVQDGTPDGPKLHSILVDPRDGRHLWIAMSGGGVHESTDGGQSWTPCVGGMAVVEGFDPAVVTFHDPHCVRLCPSRPDRLYQQNHCGIYRLDQPARDWVSIGAGMPAKVGSIGFPMVVHPRDADTAWVFPMDGSTVWPRTSPQGKPAAYVTRNAGRTWQRQDAGFPRQQAWWTVKRQAMCADAGDPVGLYLGTTSGELWLSRDEGAAWAPLMAHLPEIYALDVVALR comes from the coding sequence ATGGCCGATCTGCCGCGCACGGTGTCTTCCCGCTCCCGACGTGTCGGGGCCTTTGTCCTGCTGGTGGCCACGCGCAAAGGCGCGTGGATCCTGCACGGTGACGCGAAACGCCAGACCTGGCGCGTCGACGGCCCGCACTTCCTCGGCCACACGATCAGCCACCTGGTGCTCGATCCGCGCGACGGGCAGACCCTGCTCGCCGCGGCCCGCACCGGCCACCTCGGCCCGACCGTGTTCCGCTCCACCGACTTCGGCCACACCTGGACCGAGGCCGCCCGCCCGCCGGCGTTCGCCAAGGCCCCGGCCGGCCAGACGGGGCGCGTCGTCGACCACACGTTCTGGCTCACGCCCGGCATCGCCAGCGAGCCCGGCGTCTGGTATGCCGGCACCTCGCCGCAGGGGCTCTTCCGCTCGGAGGACGGCGGCGTCACCTGGGCGCCGTTTTCCACGCTGAACGACGACCCGCAGTTCCGCGAGTGGATGGGCACCGTGCAGGACGGCACCCCGGACGGCCCCAAGCTGCACTCGATCCTCGTGGACCCGCGCGACGGCCGGCACCTCTGGATCGCCATGTCCGGCGGCGGTGTCCACGAGAGCACCGATGGCGGCCAGAGCTGGACCCCATGCGTCGGTGGCATGGCCGTGGTCGAGGGCTTCGATCCGGCCGTCGTCACCTTCCACGATCCGCACTGCGTGCGGCTGTGCCCGAGCCGGCCGGACCGGCTCTACCAGCAGAACCACTGCGGCATCTACCGGCTCGACCAGCCCGCCAGGGACTGGGTCTCGATCGGCGCCGGCATGCCGGCCAAGGTCGGCAGCATCGGCTTCCCGATGGTGGTGCACCCGCGCGACGCCGACACCGCCTGGGTCTTTCCGATGGATGGCAGCACGGTCTGGCCCCGCACCAGCCCGCAGGGCAAGCCGGCCGCCTACGTCACGCGCAACGCTGGCCGGACCTGGCAGCGCCAGGATGCCGGTTTTCCGCGCCAGCAGGCCTGGTGGACGGTGAAGCGCCAGGCGATGTGCGCCGATGCGGGCGATCCGGTGGGGCTGTACCTGGGCACGACCAGCGGCGAACTCTGGCTCAGCCGTGACGAGGGTGCCGCGTGGGCGCCACTGATGGCGCACCTGCCGGAGATCTACGCGCTCGACGTGGTGGCTCTACGGTGA